From the Salarias fasciatus chromosome 16, fSalaFa1.1, whole genome shotgun sequence genome, one window contains:
- the cnmd gene encoding leukocyte cell-derived chemotaxin 1 — protein sequence MLLFTWMLVLSWSQFKAPHLLFCFPPNFKGQSASSTATSATFRHLLRFGAVALIVGAVLMLCASMAALYLWKVSDKNVYNVRYSMNINGEVREGSMEIDSDNNLERFKMGSGAEEAVEIHDFQTGITGILFFGGDKCYIKSQIKARLPHMGVRSKEAALFDLTDELMPVRFDDELLFWVAEEQPLKDTRFLSSKILELCGELPIYWLQPMHSKDGERKKRDTRRATRQFNMEEFEAAAEVRDPMNHTVRDTSRAAEEEEEEDGAQASAGSAYNPENPYHRSGEAREEGAVTFDTMLDHQGICCSECQRSYTHCQRVCEPLRGYWPWPYNYRGCQVACRVIMPCRWWVARILGLV from the exons ATGTTGCTCTTTACTTGGATGTTAGTCTTGTCCTGGTCACAGTTCAAGGCGCCTCATctattattttgttttcctccaaacTTTAAGGGACAAAGTGCTTCCAGCACAGCAACCTCTGCCACATTCCGTCATCTCCTGAGATTCGGAGCTGTGGCTCTTATTGTTGGCGCAGTGTTAATGCTGTGTGCATCCATGGCCGCTCTGTACCTGTGGAAAGTCAGCGATAAAAAC GTTTATAATGTTCGTTACAGTATGAACATCAATGGGGAGGTAAGGGAGGGCTCCATGGAAATTGATTCTGACAACAATCTGGAGAGATTTAAAATGGGGAGCGGAGCCGAGGAAGCCGTGGAGATTCATGACTTTCAAACT GGAATAACGGGAATTCTCTTCTTTGGAGGAGACAAGTGCTATATAAAATCCCAAATCAAAGCCAGGCTTCCACACATGGGAGTTCGCAGCAAGGAGGCGGCGTTGTTCGACCTG acCGATGAATTAATGCCCGTGAGGTTCGACGATGAGCTCCTTTTCTGGGTTGCTGAAGAGCAGCCGCTGAAGGACACCAGGTTTCTGAGCAGCAAAATTCTGGAGCTCTGCGGTGAACTTCCCATTTACTGGCTCCAGCCCATGCACTCTAAAG ATggggagaggaaaaagagagacacACGGCGAGCCACGAGGCAGTTTAACATGGAGGAGTTTGAGGCAGCTGCTGAAGTGAGGGACCCGATGAATCACACGGTGCGTGACACCTCCAGAgccgcggaggaggaggaggaggaggatggggcgCAGGCGTCCGCGGGGTCAGCGTACAATCCTGAAAACCCCTATCAC CGCAGCGGAGAGGCCAGAGAGGAAGGTGCCGTGACCTTTGACACCATGTTGGACCACCAGGGGATCTGCTGCTCCGAGTGCCAGCGCAGCTACACTCACTGTCAGCGAGTGTGTGAGCCCCTGCGAGGCTACTGGCCTTGGCCTTACAACTACAGAGGCTGCCAGGTAGCTTGTCGAGTCATTATGCCTTGTCGCTGGTGGGTGGCGCGTATTTTGGGTCTTGtgtaa
- the LOC115403283 gene encoding protocadherin-8, whose translation MRLIAEGDITTKMIRGNFITYWHRWIFILSVHQFLFSSWALSEGNTIRYQTSEEDAPGTVIGNLAKDMSLSLSHSSKTNFRMMKQFNDSFIRVRENDGELTVGERIDRERICRHTLQCLITFDVVNFSKDRYKLIHVEVEIKDINDNSPEFPNKESIVEISENAAVGSRIPLDPAADADVGSNYIQSYQISVNSHFTIDVLLRADGVKYAELVLMKELDRETQSSYTVELVATDGGNPYRSGSTKITIKVTDFNDNSPVFDQNSFSVSLPEDAPVGTVILDLNAVDADEGLNGEVVYGFGKQVSHEIRELFQVDNKSGRLTLRSPVDFEDKSTYELDVQATDLGPNPTPSVCKIIIHVTDVNDNAPEISITPMTSITTGIAYISEAADKDSLVALISTLDRDSGVNSQVHCTLYGHDHFKLRQAYEDSYMIVTAAALDRERISEYNLTVMAEDFGSPPLRKITQYTIRLSDENDNAPHFAKAVYEVSVVENNAPGAYITTVEASDADLGNNGKITYRLVDSVIMGSPVNTFVSLNSVSGSIYALRSFNFEVMKHLDVHIQASDGGSPQLQSTAVIRLKIVDQNDNQPSIIEPPLYKGSAEVFLPRDAPAGYVVTQIKATDADEGINAQLSFKITEGGHMGFSINKDTGKVHVSRQLTYDITDNVKVTVSVTDNGSPPLSSTAIIHFNFIEGTLPSLPSMSEDGTEEPFEWDMSIAIIIVLAGSCSLLLLAIILITTICSRRKKDTREGEFDEKEDTPNVEKVESGHIDSLIANHKGKAFEAHPFPEKPPLAGSTTSETGCEDGRQTAGIFESNNRVVENKLKGYSTLPGYGKETVRPITIWKGNSFTTISARDPHISGKDSGKGDSDFNDSDSDISGDVHKKESPPTNSLWACTSECKVLGHSDRCWSPSATRPNTSLASGPHLSTFSKTASLPRDTRRENYYPAHLPKTNGLQSVYEKVQHQEFDYILVGPPTPARIQETDEISIPEYTNS comes from the exons ATGAGGCTGATTGCCGAGGGGGACATCACCACGAAGATGATACGAGGCAATTTTATAACTTATTGGCACCGGTGGATTTTTATTCTCTCAGTCCATCAGTTTTTATTCTCGTCATGGGCTTTGTCAGAGGGAAATACTATCAGATACCAGACCAGCGAGGAGGACGCGCCGGGCACGGTCATCGGAAACCTGGCCAAGGACATGTCCTTGAGTCTGTCTCATTCCTCCAAGACCAATTTCAGGATGATGAAACAATTCAACGATTCATTCATCAGGGTAAGAGAAAACGACGGGGAACTCACAGTAGGAGAACGAATTGACAGAGAGAGAATCTGCAGACACACTTTACAGTGTCTGATTACTTTTGACGTGGTTAATTTCTCCAAAGATCGCTACAAATTGATTCACGTTGAGGTGGAAATAAAGGACATCAATGACAACTCTCCGGAGTTTCCAAACAAGGAATCTATAGTGGAGATCTCGGAGAATGCAGCTGTTGGATCCCGTATCCCCCTGGATCCAGCTGCGGACGCTGATGTCGGGTCAAACTACATCCAAAGCTATCAAATATCAGTAAACAGTCATTTCACCATTGATGTGCTCCTGAGAGCCGATGGGGTTAAATATGCGGAATTGGTACTAATGAAAGAGCTAGACAGGGAGACTCAGTCATCATACACTGTGGAATTAGTGGCCACAGACGGAGGAAACCCGTACAGGTCGGGCTCAACAAAGATAACTATCAAAGTGACTGACTTTAACGACAACAGTCCTGTTTTTGACCAGAATAgtttttctgtcagtctgccagAGGACGCTCCGGTGGGCACTGTGATACTGGACTTGAACGCAGTTGATGCTGATGAGGGCTTGAACGGAGAGGTGGTGTACGGGTTCGGAAAACAGGTTTCTCACGAGATCCGAGAACTTTTCCAAGTGGATAATAAATCAGGTCGCCTGACGCTCCGGAGCCCCGTGGATTTCGAGGACAAAAGCACCTATGAGCTAGACGTGCAGGCGACCGATCTGGGACCCAACCCGACCCCCTCCGTGTGTAAAATCATAATTCACGTCACCGACGTTAACGACAATGCCCCAGAAATCAGTATCACCCCGATGACCTCGATCACGACAGGCATCGCGTACATCAGCGAGGCGGCAGACAAGGACAGTCTGGTGGCGCTgatcagcaccttggacagagACTCCGGCGTCAACAGCCAGGTCCACTGCACGCTGTACGGCCACGACCACTTCAAACTCCGCCAGGCTTACGAGGACAGCTACATGATAGTGACGGCGGCCGCTCTAGACAGGGAGAGGATCAGCGAGTACAACTTGACGGTCATGGCTGAGGATTTCGGGTCACCTCCGCTGAGGAAAATCACCCAGTACACAATTAGGCTGAGCGACGAGAACGACAACGCCCCTCACTTTGCCAAAGCCGTGTATGAAGTTTCGGTGGTGGAAAACAACGCCCCGGGCGCTTATATCACCACGGTGGAGGCGAGCGACGCGGATCTGGGCAACAATGGGAAAATTACTTACAGGCTTGTGGACAGTGTTATTATGGGCTCCCCGGTGAACACCTTTGTGTCCTTGAATTCCGTGTCTGGCTCTATATACGCACTGAGAAGTTTCAATTTTGAAGTAATGAAGCATCTAGATGTGCATATTCAAGCAAGCGACGGGGGGTCACCACagctgcagagcacagctgtCATCAGATTAAAAATAGTTGATCAAAATGACAACCAGCCCTCCATCATCGAGCCGCCACTCTACAAAGGATCTGCTGAGGTTTTCCTGCCCAGAGATGCACCTGCAGGTTATGTGGTAACCCAGATAAAGGCCACAGATGCTGATGAAGGAATAAATGCACAGCTGTCCTTTAAAATCACCGAGGGGGGGCACATGGGTTTCTCTATCAACAAAGACACTGGGAAGGTACACGTGAGCAGACAGCTGACATACGATATCACAGACAATGTCAAAGTCACGGTGTCCGTCACTGACAATGGATCCCCGCCGCTTTCCTCCACAGCCATTATACACTTCAATTTTATAGAAGGAACTCTGCCGAGTTTGCCTTCCATGTCTGAAGACGGCACCGAGGAGCCTTTTGAATGGGACATGTCCATAGCCATCATCATTGTCCTGGCAGGGAgctgctctctcctcctgctggctATCATTCTCATCACAACTATTTGCAGCCGGCGGAAAAAAGACACGAGGGAGGGGGAGTTTGATGAAAAAGAAGACACACCAAATGTGGAGAAAGTGGAAAGTGGTCACATCGATTCACTGATTGCCAACCACAAAGGCAAAGCGTTTGAAGCCCATCCATTCCCAGAGAAACCTCCATTGGCTGGCAGCACCACATCGGAGACAGGCTGTGAGGATGGCAGGCAGACAGCAGGCATCTTTGAGTCTAACAACAGAGTTGTGGAGAATAAATTAAAG GGTTACTCGACACTACCAGGATATGGCAAAGAGACTGTGAGGCCGATAACAATATGGAAGGGCAATTCATTCACCACGATCTCAGCAAGAGATCCCCACATCAGTGGCAAGGACAGTGGAAAAGGGGACAGTGACTTCAATGACAGTGATTCAGATATAAGTGGAGATGTGCACAAGAAAGAGTCTCCTCCAACAAACA GTCTCTGGGCATGTACAAGTGAGTGCAAAGTGTTGGGACACTCAGACCGATGCTGGAGCCCTTCAGCTACCAGGCCCAACACAAGCTTGGCCAGTGGACCGCATCTGTCAACGTTCTCCAAGACAGCTTCACTTCCCCGGGACACCAGGAGAGAGAACTACTACCCTGCTCACTTACCCAAAACCAACGGCCTGCAGAGCGTTTATGAAAAAGTCCAACACCAGGAGTTTGATTATATTCTTGTTGGTCCACCGACGCCAGCCAGGATACAGGAGACAGATGAAATATCCATCCCCGAATATACAAACTCTTAA
- the LOC115402703 gene encoding endothelin receptor type B-like, with protein sequence MRTVALILCLGNIVVTGLADLQPSETSTVSELPETTSSGFVTPGNQKPNGSAHPPKTPHLPMCSESAGIRATFKYINVMVSVVVFIVGIVGNSALLRIIYANKTMRSGPNFLIASLALGDLIHIVIDIPINTYRLMAEDWPFGLLLCKLVPFIQKTSVGITVLSLCALSVDRYRAVVSWNQIKGIWVSVWTAIEITLIWVISILLAVPEVVGFDMITMDYKEKHLRICLLHPMQTTQFMQFYKAVKDWWLFGFYFCMPLAWTAVFYTLMTRKMLRNTENTLIDHIKQRREVAKTVFCLVIVFALCWLPLYLSRLLKLTIYDEKDPNRCKLLSVFLVLDYFGINMASLNSCINPIALYMVSKRFKRCFKACLCRRCLRPQAVAHDEMQSVLKSRMQDQASEQSDNIKAHKQKSTPPPEQDSALLC encoded by the exons ATGAGGACCGTGGCTCTTATTCTCTGTTTGGGAAACATCGTTGTCACCGGACTGGCAGATCTTCAGCCTTCAGAAACGTCCACAGTGTCCGAGCTCCCCGAAACAACCTCCTCCGGTTTCGTCACACCAGGAAACCAAAAACCCAACGGCTCAGCTCATCCACCGAAAACGCCGCATCTCCCCATGTGCTCGGAGTCGGCCGGAATCAGAGCCACCTTCAAATACATCAACGTCATGGTTTCTGTAGTTGTGTTCATTGTTGGAATAGTGGGGAACTCAGCCTTACTCAGAATCATATATGCAAACAAAACCATGAGAAGTGGACCAAACTTTCTCATTGCAAGCCTCGCTTTGGGGGACCTGATCCACATCGTCATTGACATTCCCATCAACACATACAGG CTCATGGCAGAGGACTGGCCCTTCGGTTTACTGTTATGCAAACTCGTCCCATTCATCCAGAAAACCTCTGTCGGAATCACCGTGTTGAGCTTATGCGCTTTGAGCGTTGACAG ATACCGAGCTGTGGTATCCTGGAATCAAATCAAAGGCATCTGGGTTTCTGTATGGACGGCAATCGAAATAACTCTCATATGGGTTATTTCTATCCTGCTGGCTGTCCCTGAAGTTGTCGGCTTTGATATGATAACAATGGACTATAAAGAAAAGCATCTCAGGATATGTCTGCTTCATCCCATGCAAACCACGCAGTTTATGCAG TTTTATAAAGCGGTGAAAGACTGGTGGCTTTTTGGCTTCTACTTCTGCATGCCGCTGGCTTGGACCGCAGTCTTTTACACTCTGATGACCAGGAAGATgctgagaaacacagaaaacactctaATTGACCACATCAAGCAG AGACGAGAAGTTGCCAAAACCGTCTTCTGCCTGGTGATTGTTTTCGCACTCTGCTGGCTGCCGCTTTACCTCAGCAGACTCTTGAAGTTAACCATATACGATGAGAAAGATCCTAATAGGTGCAAGCTACTGAG tgtcTTTCTTGTTCTTGACTATTTCGGAATTAATATGGCGTCCCTGAACTCGTGCATCAACCCTATCGCATTGTACATGGTCAGCAAACGGTTCAAGAGATGCTTCAAG GCGTGTCTGTGCCGTCGGTGTCTCCGTCCTCAGGCTGTTGCTCACGACGAGATGCAGTCTGTTCTGAAGTCCAGGATGCAGGACCAGGCGTCGGAGCAAAGCGACAACATCAAAGCTCACAAGCAGAAGTCCACACCTCCGCCTGAGCAGGACAGCGCCTTACTGTGTTGA